CTTATGCACCACACCATGCGAACAGCCCGGGCAATAATGCATCGGAACATCGTTCATCAGTGTCGGTTTCTTATATACCAGATTCTCTGGCGAAATTATATCATTCATAATGTATAATTTATTTCTTATCAATAATTAATCGCTTGAGCGCCTCCACAATTTCCTCTGGTTCAGGCACAATACCACCCAAACGACCGAAATGCGCTACAGGCACCAAACCGTTTACTGCCAGGCGTACATCCTCCACCATCTGTCCGGCATTGATTTCAGCCACAAGGATACCCTTCGTACTCTCAGCCAAGTGATGGATTTCCTGAGTAGGGAAAGGCCAGAGCGTGATCGGACGGAAAAGTCCCACCTTGATACCCTGCTCACGAGCACTCTCGATACTCTTCTCTGCAATACGGGCAGCACTGCCGAAAGCCACGATCACATAGTCGGCATCCTCACAATACTGCATCTCGTAGCGCACCTCCGTCTCACGGATTTTCCTGTATTTCTCCTGCATCATCAGATTGCGCTCCTCCATCACTTCCGGTTTCAGTTCCAGGGAAGTCATGATATTCGGCTTCCTGTCCTTCTTACGACCGATGGTAGCCCAAGGACATTCCTCCGCAATCTCCTGCTCCGTGCGGCGTGGTTTCATCGGAGGAAGCGCCACCTTCTCCATCATCTGACCGATGACACCATCACTCAGTATCATCGCCGGATTACGGTATTTGAAAGCCAAGGTGAAAGCCAAGTCCACGAAGTCAGCCATCTCCTGCACAGAAGCCGGAGCCAATACGATCACATTATAGTCACCATTACCACCACCACGGGTAGCCTGGAAATAGTCACCCTGCGAAGGCTGGATAGTACCCAGTCCAGGACCGCCACGCTGCACGTTGACGATGACACCCGGAATCTCGGCACCCGCCATATAGGAAATACCCTCCTGCATCAAAGCCACACCCGGACTGGACGAAGTAGTAAGCACACGCTTACCAGCACCCGCACCGCCATAGACCATATTGATGGCAGCCACCTCACTCTCAGCCTGGAGCACCACCATACCAGAAGTCTCCCAAGGTTTGAGCAAAGCCAAAGTCTCTATAATCTCACTCTGTGGAGTAATCGGATAGCCAAAGAAACCATCCACACCACATCTGATGCAGGCATGAGCAATCGCCTCATTACCCTTCATCAAAGTTATTTCACGTTTCTGTTGTTCAGCCATTATTCATTCTCCTTCTTACGATACACGGTAATACATCCATCAGGGCATACGATGGCGCACGAAGTACAACCCACGCATGCATCCGGCACAGCCGCTTCCACATAGCGATAACCATGCACATTTACTTTTTTCTCGGCTAATGCAATGACATGTTGAGGACAAGCCACCACACAGAGCGCACATCCCTTGCAGCGCCCTGTATCGACTACAATAGCCCCTTTAATCTTACTCATATTCTTTTCGTTCTAATTATCTTTACGCTTGGAGTAAACCAAAACTGCCGTTGTCCACATGTCGGTTATTATGGATTGTAGTAGTCCTTGCAATAGAAGCTCATGATATCATCCAGCATCTCCTTGGCAGCCACGGCAGGACTCTCCGGATCGAGCGCAATGGCCTCCAGATAACAGTCGATGGCACGCTTAAAGTCGCCTTGCTTGCGCCAGGCGTTACCTTGTTGATAATAATCTTCTGCTTTCATTTACTCTATTTATTTTTAAGTTTTACGCTGCGAAAGTACTAAATTTCAGCTAAGAAAAAGAATAAAAGCGGAAGATTTAAACTATATTAATGTTGATTTTCTAAAAAAATGCGCACACTACTTTTTAGTGTGCAATTTTTCAAGAATAATATCCGATATTACTACATTTTATTTTGGTAGATTACATACAGTACGATGCCACGCAAAACGAGATAAATGATGAAAGCCAGCCACAGGGCATGATTGCCCATCAGTGGATGCAGGATGAAAAACAGGGCAAAGAAGGAAGCCGAAGCGATGGCAGTAGAACAGAGCATCGACTTCGACCGAGTGATGCCCACGAAGATGCCATCGAAGACAAAGGCCGCCATTCCAGCTAAGGGAATCAGAACCGCCCACCAGAAGTAATCACCCGCAGCCGTTATCACCCGCTCATCATCCGTCAGGAGCGCAAGGAAGTATTCTCCTCCTATCATATATAATAAGGTGAACCCCGCAGCCACCGCTAACCCGAAGCCCATCGTCCTGCGCACCACTTCCCGAAAGGCCACCATGTTCTTAGCCCCGTAATACTTGCCACTCAGGGCTTCTGCAGCGTAGGCAAAACCATCCATGAAGTAGGAAAAGATGGTGAAGAGCGTCATCAGCAGGGTGTTCACCGCCAATACCAAGGTACTCTCCCTGGAACCAGCCGCCGTGAAGAAGAGGTTGACAGCCACCAGACACACCGTACGGAGAAAAATGTCCCTGTTGAGCGAGAAAAACCGTTTGAGAGGTTCCGCAGCTAAGAGATGCTGACGGAAATCATACTTGCCCAACCGGCGATAATGAAGACGGAAAAGCAGACACGCCATGAGGAAGCCCCACCATTGGGCGATGACCGTACCGAGTGCCACGCCCTCCACCGTCATCTTGCCCACGAAGACCAATAGCAGAGAAGCGATGATATTCACCACATTCTGCGTCAGCGAAACCATCATCGGAATACGGGTATTCTGCATACCGATAAACCATCCCGTGAACCCATACAGACCCAATACGGCAGGAGCACCCCAGATGCAGACATAGCAGTATCTGCGGGCAAGTTCCACCACATCAGCCTCCGGCGACATCGCCCAGAGGCCACCCCCAATGAGCCATTTCTGGAGCACAAAGAAGAGCAGACCAATCCCCACACCGATGCCTAAGGAGCGCACCAAGAGCCTCATCACCTCCGCCAAGTCTCTCCTGCCCAACGCCTGCGAAGTCATCCCGCTCGTCCCCATTCTCAGGAAGCCGAACAGCCAATATACCACGTTGAAGAGCATCGATCCCACGGCAATGGCACCGATATAAGCCGCATCGCCGATATGTCCGACAATAGCGACATCCACCAAACCTAAAAGCGGCACCGTGATATTAGAAATGATCGACGGTACCGCTAATTGTAATATTCGTTTATTCACGCGTTCTATATTTCGCTGCTTGCTCCTCAATATAAGCAGCATCACTGAAGTAGTCGATACGCATAGCCTTGCGCACCTCATCCATTGTCTGCGCAGCAAATTCACGCGCATCCTCACTACCCTTCTTCAGGATATTGAACACCTCAGGAATATCCTGCTCAAACTCATGACGGCGGGCACGGATAGGGTCGAGCATCTTGTTGAGCACACTGTTCAAGAACTTCTTGCAAGTACCATCACCGATACCACCCTTCACATACTGCTCCTTCAGTTCATCGAGAGATTTGAA
This is a stretch of genomic DNA from Segatella hominis. It encodes these proteins:
- a CDS encoding 3-methyl-2-oxobutanoate dehydrogenase subunit VorB, which produces MAEQQKREITLMKGNEAIAHACIRCGVDGFFGYPITPQSEIIETLALLKPWETSGMVVLQAESEVAAINMVYGGAGAGKRVLTTSSSPGVALMQEGISYMAGAEIPGVIVNVQRGGPGLGTIQPSQGDYFQATRGGGNGDYNVIVLAPASVQEMADFVDLAFTLAFKYRNPAMILSDGVIGQMMEKVALPPMKPRRTEQEIAEECPWATIGRKKDRKPNIMTSLELKPEVMEERNLMMQEKYRKIRETEVRYEMQYCEDADYVIVAFGSAARIAEKSIESAREQGIKVGLFRPITLWPFPTQEIHHLAESTKGILVAEINAGQMVEDVRLAVNGLVPVAHFGRLGGIVPEPEEIVEALKRLIIDKK
- a CDS encoding MATE family efflux transporter, producing MERVNKRILQLAVPSIISNITVPLLGLVDVAIVGHIGDAAYIGAIAVGSMLFNVVYWLFGFLRMGTSGMTSQALGRRDLAEVMRLLVRSLGIGVGIGLLFFVLQKWLIGGGLWAMSPEADVVELARRYCYVCIWGAPAVLGLYGFTGWFIGMQNTRIPMMVSLTQNVVNIIASLLLVFVGKMTVEGVALGTVIAQWWGFLMACLLFRLHYRRLGKYDFRQHLLAAEPLKRFFSLNRDIFLRTVCLVAVNLFFTAAGSRESTLVLAVNTLLMTLFTIFSYFMDGFAYAAEALSGKYYGAKNMVAFREVVRRTMGFGLAVAAGFTLLYMIGGEYFLALLTDDERVITAAGDYFWWAVLIPLAGMAAFVFDGIFVGITRSKSMLCSTAIASASFFALFFILHPLMGNHALWLAFIIYLVLRGIVLYVIYQNKM
- a CDS encoding tetratricopeptide repeat protein, whose protein sequence is MKAEDYYQQGNAWRKQGDFKRAIDCYLEAIALDPESPAVAAKEMLDDIMSFYCKDYYNP
- a CDS encoding 4Fe-4S binding protein, producing the protein MSKIKGAIVVDTGRCKGCALCVVACPQHVIALAEKKVNVHGYRYVEAAVPDACVGCTSCAIVCPDGCITVYRKKENE